The Burkholderia cepacia ATCC 25416 genome includes a window with the following:
- a CDS encoding methyltransferase family protein, with the protein MTVTRKVAALSGISTLVYLGLAVLGSGGFAAFFSHPPLIVVVVATLAMAVAAMFTEGNLSSGERENRDNRWVLAAFGVSGFLLAYLPALTDRLDFWTFGGDAVRWAGVALYIAGGVLRIWPVFVLGKRFSGLVAIQPGHTLVTDGIYRRIRNPSYLGLLVNSVGWALAFRSGVGVLLVVLTMIPLVARIRSEEALLRAQFGAEYDAYCARTWRLLPGVY; encoded by the coding sequence ATGACAGTCACCCGCAAGGTCGCCGCCCTGTCGGGCATCTCCACGCTCGTTTATCTCGGGCTCGCGGTGCTCGGCAGCGGCGGGTTCGCGGCCTTCTTCTCGCATCCGCCGCTGATCGTCGTCGTCGTCGCGACACTCGCGATGGCCGTCGCGGCGATGTTCACCGAAGGCAACCTGAGCAGCGGCGAGCGCGAGAACCGCGACAACCGCTGGGTGCTCGCGGCGTTCGGGGTGAGCGGGTTCCTGCTGGCCTACCTGCCCGCGCTGACCGACCGGCTCGACTTCTGGACCTTCGGCGGCGACGCGGTGCGCTGGGCCGGCGTTGCGCTCTACATCGCGGGCGGCGTGCTGCGCATCTGGCCCGTGTTCGTGCTCGGCAAGCGCTTCAGCGGGCTCGTCGCGATCCAGCCGGGCCATACGCTCGTGACCGACGGCATCTACCGCCGCATCCGCAATCCGAGCTATCTCGGCCTGCTCGTCAATTCGGTCGGCTGGGCGCTCGCGTTCCGCTCGGGTGTCGGCGTGCTGCTGGTCGTGTTGACGATGATCCCGCTCGTCGCGCGTATCCGCTCCGAAGAGGCGCTGCTGCGTGCGCAATTCGGCGCCGAGTACGACGCGTATTGCGCGCGAACCTGGCGGCTGCTGCCCGGCGTGTACTGA
- a CDS encoding aminoglycoside phosphotransferase family protein — protein sequence MFDRYLGLWGLVPDGGPILTASGGLLPVLWQARPAMLKVATCDEERRGNALMTWWNGHGAAQVWQHDSDAILLERAQPAPSLAKLSASGHDDDTMRIACGVVARLHAHRAPEPVSVVPLRDWFRSLLSDDVGNDVLRCSATIARELLAGPPVDEVVLHGDIHHDNILHFGDRGWLAIDPKGLRGDRAFDYANLFCNPAHEIAADPARFTQRVVCVADAARLDRRRLLKWILAWAGLSAVWLMEDDLLPETRLAVAQLAAHALGL from the coding sequence ATGTTCGATCGATACCTCGGCCTGTGGGGCCTCGTACCCGACGGCGGCCCGATCCTGACCGCGAGCGGCGGCCTGTTGCCCGTTCTCTGGCAGGCGCGGCCCGCGATGCTGAAGGTCGCCACCTGCGACGAAGAGCGGCGCGGCAACGCGCTGATGACGTGGTGGAACGGGCACGGCGCGGCACAGGTGTGGCAGCACGACAGCGACGCGATCCTGCTCGAGCGCGCGCAGCCCGCGCCCTCGCTGGCCAAATTGTCCGCATCGGGTCACGACGACGACACGATGCGCATCGCATGCGGCGTCGTCGCCCGGCTGCACGCGCATCGCGCGCCGGAGCCGGTTTCGGTCGTGCCGCTGCGCGACTGGTTCCGTTCGCTGCTGTCGGACGATGTCGGCAACGACGTGCTGCGTTGCTCGGCAACGATCGCGCGCGAGCTGCTGGCCGGGCCGCCCGTCGACGAAGTCGTCCTGCACGGCGACATCCATCACGACAACATTCTTCATTTCGGCGATCGCGGATGGCTCGCGATCGACCCGAAAGGGCTGCGCGGCGATCGTGCGTTCGACTACGCGAACCTGTTCTGCAATCCGGCGCACGAGATCGCGGCCGATCCGGCGCGCTTCACGCAACGCGTCGTGTGCGTGGCCGATGCCGCGCGACTCGATCGCCGTCGGCTGCTGAAGTGGATTCTCGCGTGGGCGGGCCTGTCGGCGGTGTGGCTGATGGAGGATGACCTGCTGCCCGAAACCCGGCTGGCGGTCGCGCAGCTCGCCGCGCACGCGCTCGGCTTGTAG
- a CDS encoding heme/hemin ABC transporter substrate-binding protein has protein sequence MSARPFDPRRRVMLAGAAAGALAGALPGSVLAQAAPAAPKRVVVIGGALAETAFALGGAETPRYRLVGADTTCTYPDAAKRLPKVGYQRALSAEGLLSLRPDLVLASAEAGPPTAIAQVKGAGVAVTTFDERHDVESVRAKITGVALALDVRDAGAALLQRFDRDWQAARDAVAARAPGGAQPPRVLFVLNHTGNQALVAGQRTAADAMIRYAGARNAMQGFDHYKPLTTEALAAAAPDVVLISDEGLAAVGGRTALLATPGFGATPAGRAQRVVSLDALFLLGFGPRLPLAVTTLHRRLSDALA, from the coding sequence GTGAGCGCGCGACCGTTCGATCCGCGCCGCCGCGTCATGCTGGCGGGCGCGGCGGCCGGCGCGCTCGCCGGCGCGCTGCCCGGCAGCGTGCTCGCCCAGGCCGCACCGGCTGCGCCGAAGCGCGTGGTCGTGATCGGCGGCGCGCTCGCGGAAACCGCGTTCGCGCTCGGCGGTGCCGAGACGCCGCGCTACCGGCTCGTCGGCGCCGACACGACCTGCACGTATCCCGATGCCGCGAAGCGTTTGCCGAAAGTCGGCTACCAGCGCGCGCTGTCGGCCGAGGGGCTGCTGTCGCTGCGGCCCGATCTCGTGCTCGCGTCGGCGGAAGCCGGCCCGCCCACCGCGATCGCGCAGGTGAAAGGCGCCGGCGTCGCGGTGACGACCTTCGACGAACGCCACGACGTCGAATCGGTCCGCGCGAAGATCACGGGTGTCGCGCTGGCGCTCGACGTGCGCGACGCGGGCGCCGCGCTGCTGCAACGTTTCGACCGCGACTGGCAGGCCGCGCGCGACGCGGTCGCTGCCCGCGCGCCCGGCGGCGCGCAGCCGCCGCGCGTGCTGTTCGTGCTGAACCATACCGGCAACCAGGCGCTCGTCGCCGGCCAGCGCACGGCCGCCGACGCAATGATCCGCTACGCGGGCGCACGCAACGCGATGCAGGGTTTCGATCACTACAAGCCGCTGACGACTGAAGCGCTCGCGGCCGCTGCGCCCGACGTCGTACTGATTTCCGACGAAGGGCTCGCGGCAGTCGGCGGGCGCACGGCGCTGCTCGCCACGCCCGGCTTCGGCGCGACGCCGGCCGGCCGCGCGCAACGCGTCGTATCGCTGGATGCCCTGTTCCTGCTCGGCTTCGGCCCACGCCTGCCGCTCGCCGTCACGACCCTGCACCGACGGCTGTCGGATGCGCTCGCCTGA
- a CDS encoding aldehyde dehydrogenase family protein: protein MQRIEQIYIDGEFVTPHGDEWFDLHDPSTERVIGQVRLGDEQDAERAIAAAKAAFPGWSRTTREERIAALERMRDAVVAREDDLMEAVVTEYGAPVERGRWMATYPADAIRQAIAALETFAFEEQAGSARVIMTPVGVAGLITPWNSDAGFICNKLATALAAGCTAVIKPSEMSAMQTQVVTEALHAAGLPKGVFNIVNGRGDVVGDAISRSPDVAKISFTGSSAVGQHLVSAGAATMKRVTLELGGKSPTVVLDDADFASIMPLVLQAGFMNSGQACIAGTRVLVPRHRLAEFEDAISQAVARVRSGDPRDAGTDIGPMVSAKQWERVQHYIRIGQEEGAVLLAGGEGRPDGLQAGWFVKPTVFSRANNRMRIAQEEIFGPVLTLIPYEDDADAIAIANDTRYGLSAMVLGKDPERCERVALQIDSGRVLVNTLAHEPLAPFGGFKHSGLGREMGRWGIGAYLEPKTLIGSASRGA from the coding sequence ATGCAACGCATCGAACAGATCTACATCGACGGCGAATTCGTGACGCCGCACGGCGACGAATGGTTTGACCTGCACGACCCGAGCACCGAGCGGGTGATCGGGCAGGTCCGCCTCGGCGACGAGCAGGATGCCGAACGTGCGATCGCCGCGGCCAAGGCCGCGTTTCCCGGCTGGTCGCGCACCACGCGGGAAGAACGGATCGCCGCGCTCGAGCGCATGCGCGACGCCGTCGTCGCGCGGGAAGACGACCTGATGGAGGCCGTCGTGACCGAATACGGCGCGCCGGTCGAGCGCGGCCGCTGGATGGCGACCTATCCGGCGGACGCGATCCGGCAGGCCATCGCCGCGCTGGAGACGTTCGCGTTCGAGGAGCAGGCCGGCTCGGCCCGCGTGATCATGACGCCCGTCGGCGTGGCCGGCCTGATCACGCCGTGGAACAGCGATGCGGGGTTCATCTGCAACAAGCTGGCCACCGCGCTGGCGGCAGGCTGCACCGCGGTCATCAAGCCCAGCGAGATGAGCGCGATGCAGACGCAGGTCGTCACCGAGGCGCTGCATGCGGCGGGCTTGCCCAAGGGGGTGTTCAATATCGTCAACGGGCGCGGCGACGTGGTCGGCGACGCGATCTCGCGCAGCCCCGACGTCGCGAAGATTTCGTTCACCGGCTCGTCCGCGGTGGGCCAGCATCTGGTGAGCGCCGGCGCGGCGACGATGAAGCGCGTGACGCTGGAGCTCGGCGGCAAATCGCCGACGGTGGTGCTCGACGATGCGGATTTCGCGAGCATCATGCCGCTCGTGCTGCAGGCGGGATTCATGAACAGCGGCCAGGCCTGCATCGCGGGGACGCGCGTGCTGGTGCCGCGCCATCGGCTCGCGGAATTCGAAGACGCGATCAGCCAGGCGGTGGCGCGTGTGCGCTCAGGCGATCCGCGCGATGCCGGCACCGACATCGGGCCGATGGTCAGCGCGAAGCAATGGGAGCGGGTGCAGCACTACATCCGCATCGGGCAGGAAGAAGGCGCGGTGCTGCTGGCGGGCGGTGAAGGGCGGCCGGACGGCTTGCAGGCCGGGTGGTTCGTGAAACCGACGGTCTTTTCCCGGGCGAACAACCGGATGCGGATCGCGCAGGAAGAAATCTTCGGGCCGGTGCTGACCCTCATCCCTTACGAAGACGACGCCGATGCGATCGCCATCGCCAACGATACGCGCTACGGCCTGAGCGCGATGGTGCTGGGCAAGGACCCCGAACGCTGCGAGCGCGTGGCGCTGCAGATCGATTCCGGCCGTGTGCTCGTCAATACGCTGGCCCACGAGCCGCTTGCGCCGTTCGGCGGCTTCAAGCATTCGGGGCTGGGGCGGGAAATGGGCCGGTGGGGCATCGGCGCGTATCTGGAGCCCAAGACCCTGATCGGGAGCGCAAGCCGGGGCGCGTGA
- a CDS encoding trimeric intracellular cation channel family protein, with protein sequence MHTLYLIAIVAEAMSGALMGMRRGMDRFGLALVGAVTALGGGTVRDVLLGHYPLGWIAHPEYLVITLAAATVASWAARHVARMKTLFVTVDAIGLAAFTIIGCDIGASTGAAPIIVVLAGAITGVCGGMLRDLLCNEMPLILREELYASVAFVTGALYVGMQHLGIDAGAATVVALAAGFSMRMLAVRLGWKMRTFGAADVGH encoded by the coding sequence ATGCATACGCTTTATCTGATTGCGATCGTCGCGGAAGCGATGTCGGGTGCGCTGATGGGCATGCGGCGCGGGATGGACCGCTTCGGACTCGCGCTCGTCGGCGCGGTGACGGCGCTCGGCGGCGGCACCGTGCGCGACGTGCTGCTCGGCCACTATCCGCTCGGCTGGATCGCGCATCCCGAATACCTGGTGATCACGCTCGCCGCGGCAACCGTCGCATCGTGGGCCGCCCGGCATGTCGCGCGAATGAAGACGCTGTTCGTCACCGTCGACGCGATCGGCCTCGCTGCGTTCACGATCATCGGCTGCGACATCGGCGCGTCGACCGGCGCCGCGCCGATCATCGTCGTGCTGGCCGGCGCGATCACCGGCGTGTGCGGCGGGATGCTGCGCGACCTGCTGTGCAACGAGATGCCGCTGATCCTGCGCGAGGAACTGTACGCGAGCGTCGCGTTCGTGACGGGTGCGTTGTACGTCGGGATGCAGCATCTCGGCATCGATGCGGGCGCGGCGACCGTGGTCGCGCTGGCGGCCGGTTTCTCGATGCGGATGCTGGCCGTGCGGCTCGGGTGGAAGATGCGGACCTTCGGCGCGGCCGACGTCGGGCATTGA
- a CDS encoding FecCD family ABC transporter permease, which produces MPAHASPFPAPSPASRSGAARMGMSRRFAPFALAALAVLVCAMSVVALCVGAYRIPLTEAWAALTGDAAAQQARAVLLDIRAPRVALALLVGGGFGAAGAAMQALFRNPLADPGLVGVSSGAALGATTMIVLGPALFAAHVGAAALPVAAFAGALAVAALVYRLAASRGRLALPLLLLAGIAINALAGAAIGLLTFVADDAQLRSLTFWSLGSLGGAQWSALAAVAPCVAIGCVLLARERDALNALQLGETEALHLGVPVQRLKRRVLVAVALAVGALVSCAGIIGFIGLVAPHCVRLACGPDQRVVLPGAALLGALLTLAADLAARTVAAPAEIPLGVLTALLGAPFFLALLWKSRGALGG; this is translated from the coding sequence ATGCCCGCTCACGCTTCGCCCTTCCCCGCACCGTCGCCCGCGTCGCGCTCCGGCGCCGCGCGCATGGGCATGTCGCGCCGCTTCGCGCCGTTCGCGCTGGCCGCGCTCGCCGTTCTCGTGTGCGCGATGTCCGTCGTCGCGCTGTGCGTCGGCGCGTACCGCATTCCGCTCACGGAAGCCTGGGCCGCGCTGACCGGTGATGCCGCCGCGCAGCAGGCGCGCGCGGTACTGCTCGACATCCGCGCGCCGCGCGTCGCGCTCGCGCTGCTGGTCGGCGGCGGCTTCGGCGCGGCCGGCGCCGCGATGCAGGCGCTGTTCCGCAACCCGCTCGCCGATCCGGGGCTCGTCGGCGTGTCGAGCGGCGCGGCACTCGGCGCGACCACGATGATCGTACTCGGCCCCGCGCTGTTCGCCGCGCACGTGGGTGCCGCCGCGTTGCCTGTCGCCGCGTTCGCGGGCGCGCTCGCGGTCGCCGCGCTCGTCTACCGGCTCGCCGCGTCGCGCGGCCGGCTCGCGTTGCCGCTGCTGCTGCTCGCCGGCATCGCGATCAATGCGCTGGCCGGCGCGGCGATCGGGCTGCTCACGTTCGTCGCCGACGATGCGCAGCTGCGTTCACTGACCTTCTGGAGCCTCGGCAGCCTCGGCGGCGCGCAATGGTCCGCGCTGGCGGCCGTCGCGCCGTGCGTCGCGATCGGCTGCGTGCTGCTCGCACGCGAACGCGACGCGCTGAACGCGTTGCAGCTCGGCGAAACCGAGGCGCTGCACCTCGGCGTGCCGGTACAGCGGCTGAAGCGGCGCGTGCTCGTCGCGGTCGCGCTCGCGGTCGGCGCGCTGGTATCGTGCGCCGGCATCATCGGCTTCATCGGGCTCGTCGCGCCGCATTGCGTGCGCCTCGCGTGCGGCCCCGACCAGCGTGTCGTGCTGCCCGGCGCCGCGCTGCTCGGCGCGTTGCTGACGCTCGCCGCCGATCTCGCCGCGCGCACGGTCGCGGCGCCGGCCGAAATTCCGCTCGGCGTGCTGACCGCGCTGCTCGGCGCACCGTTCTTTCTCGCGCTGCTGTGGAAAAGCCGCGGCGCGCTCGGCGGGTAA
- a CDS encoding bifunctional allantoicase/(S)-ureidoglycine aminohydrolase produces MSKTTYYAPHGGHPPQTDLLTDRAMFTEAYAVIPKGVMRDIVTSWLPFWTNTRLWVIARPLSGFAETFSQYIVEVNPGGGSDKPEQDKNAEAVLFVVEGEAELTLQGTKHVLKPGGYAFIPPGADWTLHNVSDAAVRFHWVRKHYQAVDGIPLPDAFVTNEQDVEPIPMPGTNGAWVTTRFVDMSDMRHDMHVNIVTFEPGGVIPFAETHVMEHGLYVLEGKAVYRLNQDWVEVEAGDFMWLRAFCPQACYSGGPGRFRYLLYKDVNRHMNLTLNPAR; encoded by the coding sequence ATGTCTAAGACAACGTATTACGCGCCGCACGGCGGCCACCCGCCGCAGACCGATCTGCTGACCGATCGCGCGATGTTCACCGAGGCGTACGCGGTGATCCCGAAGGGTGTGATGCGCGACATCGTCACGAGCTGGCTGCCGTTCTGGACGAACACGCGCCTGTGGGTGATCGCCCGCCCGCTGTCGGGTTTCGCGGAAACCTTCTCGCAGTACATCGTCGAAGTGAACCCGGGCGGCGGCAGCGACAAGCCCGAGCAGGACAAGAACGCCGAAGCCGTGCTGTTCGTCGTCGAAGGCGAAGCCGAGCTGACGCTGCAGGGCACGAAGCACGTGCTGAAGCCGGGCGGCTACGCGTTCATTCCGCCGGGCGCGGACTGGACGCTGCACAACGTCAGCGATGCCGCGGTGCGTTTCCACTGGGTGCGCAAGCATTACCAGGCCGTCGACGGCATTCCGCTGCCGGACGCATTCGTGACCAACGAGCAGGACGTCGAGCCGATCCCGATGCCGGGTACCAACGGCGCATGGGTGACGACGCGCTTCGTCGACATGAGCGACATGCGCCACGACATGCACGTGAACATCGTGACGTTCGAACCGGGCGGCGTGATTCCGTTCGCTGAAACGCACGTGATGGAGCACGGGCTGTACGTGCTCGAAGGCAAGGCCGTCTATCGCCTGAACCAGGACTGGGTCGAGGTCGAAGCGGGCGATTTCATGTGGCTGCGCGCGTTCTGCCCGCAGGCATGCTATTCGGGTGGCCCTGGCCGCTTCCGCTATCTGCTGTACAAAGACGTGAACCGTCACATGAACCTGACGCTGAACCCCGCGCGCTGA
- a CDS encoding heme ABC transporter ATP-binding protein: MLTAHHLDVARRHNAILRDLSLSIEPGRVTALLGRNGAGKSTLLKTFAGELTGSVAPNGVRVTGDITLNGEPLARIDAPRLACLRAVLPQAAQPAFPFSVDEIVLLGRYPHARRSGATSHHDRDIAWRALERAGADALVGRDVTTLSGGELARVQFARVLAQLWPDEEATESGPRYLLLDEPTAALDLAHQHRLLDTVRSVAREWRLGVLAIVHDPNLAARHADTIAMLADGTIVAHGTPRDVMTPAHIAQCYGFSVKMVETGDGATPVMVPA; the protein is encoded by the coding sequence ATGCTGACCGCTCACCATCTCGACGTCGCGCGCCGCCACAACGCCATCCTCCGCGACCTGTCGCTGTCGATCGAACCGGGCCGCGTGACCGCGCTGCTCGGCCGCAACGGCGCGGGCAAGAGCACGCTGCTGAAGACCTTCGCCGGCGAACTGACCGGCAGCGTCGCGCCGAATGGCGTGCGCGTGACCGGCGACATCACGCTGAACGGCGAACCGCTCGCGCGCATCGACGCGCCGCGCCTCGCGTGCCTGCGCGCGGTGCTGCCGCAGGCCGCGCAACCGGCCTTCCCGTTCAGCGTCGACGAAATCGTGCTGCTCGGCCGTTATCCGCATGCGCGGCGCAGCGGCGCGACGTCGCATCACGATCGCGACATCGCGTGGCGCGCGCTCGAACGCGCGGGCGCCGACGCGCTCGTCGGCCGCGACGTCACGACGCTGTCGGGCGGCGAACTCGCGCGCGTGCAGTTCGCGCGCGTGCTCGCGCAGCTATGGCCGGACGAAGAAGCAACGGAGAGCGGCCCGCGCTACCTGCTGCTCGACGAACCGACCGCCGCGCTCGACCTCGCGCACCAGCACCGGCTGCTCGACACCGTGCGCTCGGTCGCGCGCGAATGGCGGCTCGGCGTGCTCGCGATCGTCCACGATCCGAACCTCGCCGCGCGGCACGCGGATACGATCGCGATGCTCGCCGACGGCACGATCGTCGCGCACGGCACGCCGCGCGACGTGATGACGCCCGCGCATATCGCGCAGTGCTACGGGTTTTCCGTGAAGATGGTGGAAACCGGCGACGGTGCGACGCCGGTCATGGTCCCGGCATGA
- a CDS encoding penicillin-binding protein 1A — protein MTDHTASPPPPPVPPPRRRRAWRTLAGALLGLTLACAGIGAWTINRIWTQLPSVEHLAVYRPALPLRIFSRDGDLLAEYGVERREFVPLERIPPLMRHALLAAEDAKFYQHGAVDVGGLARATFANVVTGQPGQGGSTITMQVARNFYLTRDKVLSRKLAEILMAAKLEREYSKDKLLELYMNEIYLGERAYGFAAAANVYFGKPLDALNAGEAAVLAGLPKAPSAFNPVVNPARATARRNYVLGRMHALGQLDDATYRAAVDAPIALATTPPPGIVAAPYVAERARRMMVERFHDDAYTLGLDVTTTISMRDQRAAEAALQRTLSRQPGAKRDARNGLEGALVSLDAATGDMLALVGGADFNRNVFDHALQAYRQPGSSFKPFVYSAALEKGYFPGVLVDDTQRTLTHEETGARPWRPRNFGNRYEGFIPVRRGLVRSKNLVAVSLMQATDARYVQQHAVHFGFDAQRNPASLPLALGAGAVTPLELASAYSVFANGGTRMEPRLILSVKQRHGGAMYEATTPEGARVVSARNAFLMDSMLRDVVKAGTARGALALRRDDAAGKTGTSNGSKDVWFAGYSSGVVAVAWLGYDTPRPMGRATGATLALPVWLDYMKTAVDGRTPVDATPPQDVALVDGDFVYAEYTRGTCTADVPPYIRSRFACGGAAAQDASDAPAGSGKPDEPMPAAVDAAERERVLDLFRTDD, from the coding sequence ATGACCGACCACACCGCATCCCCTCCGCCGCCGCCCGTGCCGCCGCCGCGCCGCCGTCGCGCATGGCGCACGCTCGCGGGCGCGCTGCTGGGCCTGACGCTCGCGTGCGCGGGCATCGGCGCATGGACGATCAATCGCATCTGGACGCAGCTGCCGTCCGTCGAGCACCTCGCCGTCTATCGTCCCGCGCTGCCGCTGCGGATCTTCTCGCGCGACGGCGATCTGCTCGCCGAATACGGCGTCGAGCGGCGCGAGTTCGTGCCGCTCGAACGCATCCCGCCGCTGATGCGGCACGCGCTGCTCGCGGCCGAGGACGCGAAGTTCTATCAGCACGGCGCGGTGGATGTCGGCGGCCTCGCGCGCGCGACGTTCGCGAACGTCGTGACGGGGCAGCCGGGGCAGGGCGGCAGCACGATCACAATGCAGGTCGCGCGCAACTTCTACCTGACGCGCGACAAGGTGCTGAGCCGCAAGCTCGCCGAGATCTTGATGGCGGCCAAGCTCGAACGCGAATACAGCAAGGACAAGCTGCTCGAGCTGTACATGAACGAGATCTACCTGGGGGAGCGCGCATACGGTTTCGCGGCGGCGGCGAACGTGTATTTCGGCAAGCCGCTCGACGCGCTGAACGCGGGCGAGGCGGCCGTGCTCGCGGGGCTGCCGAAGGCGCCGTCCGCGTTCAACCCGGTCGTCAATCCGGCGCGCGCGACCGCGCGGCGCAACTACGTGCTCGGGCGGATGCATGCACTCGGCCAGCTCGACGACGCGACGTACCGTGCGGCCGTCGACGCGCCGATCGCGCTGGCGACCACGCCGCCGCCCGGGATCGTCGCCGCGCCGTACGTCGCCGAACGCGCGCGCCGGATGATGGTCGAGCGCTTTCACGACGACGCCTATACGCTCGGCCTCGACGTGACGACGACGATCTCGATGCGCGACCAGCGCGCGGCCGAAGCCGCGCTCCAGCGTACGCTGAGCCGGCAGCCGGGCGCGAAGCGCGATGCGCGCAACGGGCTCGAAGGCGCGCTGGTGTCGCTCGATGCGGCCACCGGCGACATGCTCGCGCTCGTCGGCGGCGCGGATTTCAATCGCAACGTGTTCGACCATGCGCTGCAGGCGTACCGCCAGCCGGGTTCGAGCTTCAAGCCGTTCGTCTATTCGGCCGCGCTGGAGAAGGGCTACTTCCCGGGTGTGCTCGTCGACGATACGCAGCGCACGCTCACCCATGAGGAAACCGGCGCGCGGCCGTGGCGTCCGCGCAATTTCGGCAACCGCTACGAGGGTTTCATCCCGGTGCGGCGCGGGCTCGTGCGCTCGAAGAACCTGGTCGCGGTCAGCCTGATGCAGGCCACCGACGCGCGCTACGTGCAGCAGCACGCGGTGCATTTCGGTTTCGACGCGCAGCGTAATCCGGCGTCGCTGCCGCTCGCGCTCGGCGCGGGCGCGGTGACGCCGCTCGAACTCGCGAGCGCGTACAGCGTGTTCGCGAACGGCGGGACGCGGATGGAGCCGCGCCTGATCCTGTCGGTGAAGCAGCGCCACGGCGGCGCGATGTACGAGGCCACGACGCCGGAAGGCGCGCGCGTCGTGTCGGCGCGTAACGCGTTCTTGATGGACAGCATGCTGCGCGACGTCGTGAAGGCCGGCACCGCGCGCGGCGCGCTCGCGCTGCGCCGCGACGACGCGGCCGGCAAGACGGGCACGTCGAACGGGTCGAAGGATGTGTGGTTCGCCGGCTACTCGTCGGGGGTCGTCGCGGTCGCGTGGCTCGGCTACGACACGCCGCGCCCGATGGGGCGCGCGACCGGCGCGACGCTGGCGCTGCCGGTCTGGCTCGACTACATGAAGACGGCCGTCGACGGACGCACGCCGGTCGATGCGACGCCGCCGCAGGACGTCGCGCTCGTCGACGGTGATTTCGTCTACGCCGAATACACGCGCGGCACGTGCACGGCCGACGTGCCGCCGTACATCCGCAGCCGCTTCGCCTGCGGCGGTGCGGCGGCACAGGACGCCTCCGATGCGCCGGCCGGCAGCGGCAAACCCGACGAGCCGATGCCCGCGGCCGTCGACGCGGCCGAGCGCGAACGCGTGCTCGACCTGTTCCGTACCGACGACTGA
- a CDS encoding LysR family transcriptional regulator gives MHRTGMTELEVVLAVARRSSFRGAALELGMSTTAVSSAVAGLEARLKVRLFNRSTRSVSLTDAGQRYVERIAPALAEIRSAGEDAAAGPDTPSGTLRINAPQGAAHLLLGPLFHPYAQRYPNVRIDIVSESRLIDIVAEGFDAGIRLAEAVPQDMIAVALSRDIRMLVVATPEYLKRHGTPRHPRDLLKHQSIGMRMAHGGIYHWELERNGQKLQMDLPVRFALNELAAIKQAILFGLGIGFISEWFIGEELKSGALVPVLAPWCPSFGGLRLYYSGHRFVPARLRALIDLAHELRLTDAPLSVGRKE, from the coding sequence ATGCACCGCACCGGAATGACCGAGCTGGAAGTGGTCCTGGCCGTCGCGCGCCGCAGCAGCTTTCGCGGCGCGGCGCTGGAGCTGGGCATGTCGACGACGGCGGTGAGCAGCGCCGTGGCCGGACTGGAAGCGCGCCTGAAGGTGCGCCTGTTCAACCGCTCGACGCGCAGCGTGTCGCTGACCGATGCGGGCCAGCGCTACGTGGAGCGCATCGCGCCCGCGCTCGCCGAGATCAGGAGCGCCGGCGAGGATGCCGCCGCCGGGCCCGACACACCGAGCGGCACGCTGCGCATCAACGCGCCGCAGGGGGCCGCGCATCTGTTGCTGGGGCCGCTGTTCCATCCGTACGCGCAGCGTTACCCCAACGTCCGCATCGACATCGTGAGCGAGTCGCGCCTGATCGACATCGTCGCCGAGGGGTTCGACGCCGGCATCCGTCTGGCCGAAGCCGTGCCGCAGGACATGATCGCCGTCGCGCTGTCGCGCGATATCCGCATGCTGGTGGTCGCAACGCCCGAGTATCTGAAGCGCCACGGCACGCCGCGCCATCCGCGCGACCTGCTCAAGCACCAGAGCATCGGCATGCGCATGGCCCACGGCGGCATCTATCACTGGGAGCTCGAACGCAACGGGCAGAAGCTGCAGATGGACCTGCCCGTGCGGTTCGCGCTCAACGAACTGGCCGCGATCAAGCAGGCGATCCTGTTCGGGCTGGGCATCGGCTTCATTTCCGAATGGTTCATCGGCGAAGAACTGAAGAGCGGCGCGCTGGTGCCGGTGCTGGCGCCGTGGTGCCCGTCGTTCGGCGGGCTGCGGCTCTACTATTCGGGCCATCGCTTCGTGCCCGCGCGGTTGCGCGCGCTGATCGACCTGGCGCATGAGCTGCGCCTGACCGATGCGCCGTTGAGCGTCGGACGCAAGGAATGA
- a CDS encoding VOC family protein: MPLPMTRIILYVQDVTLLKAFYQRHFDLPVIEEIDGEWAVLDAGAIELALHLAGPAFRDAAAPSNANPATNNVKLVFRIDADIDAHRDRLARDGVTVRDVKRFDGFPYRLLDGIDPEGNVFQVMQPD; encoded by the coding sequence ATGCCGCTTCCGATGACCCGCATCATCCTGTACGTCCAGGACGTCACGCTGCTGAAGGCGTTCTATCAACGCCATTTCGATCTGCCTGTCATCGAGGAAATCGACGGTGAATGGGCGGTGCTCGACGCGGGCGCGATCGAACTCGCACTGCATCTGGCCGGCCCGGCGTTTCGCGACGCGGCCGCGCCGTCGAATGCGAACCCCGCGACGAACAACGTGAAGCTCGTCTTCCGGATCGACGCCGACATCGACGCGCATCGCGACCGTCTCGCGCGCGACGGCGTCACCGTGCGCGACGTCAAGCGCTTCGACGGATTCCCGTACCGGCTGCTCGACGGCATCGATCCGGAAGGCAATGTCTTCCAGGTGATGCAGCCGGACTGA